In Marinobacter salinisoli, the DNA window AAGGTGAAAGTGCGGGTCAAGGAAGTCAGCGTTGCGGAAGACGGGGCCCGTGAAGAGATCGTCAGGGTGGTCGATACCACCGTTGGCCGTTCGCTGCTGTTTGATATCGTGCCTGACGGTCTGTCGTTCGACCTGGTGAATAAGCCGATGGTCAAGAAAGCGATCTCTGGCCTGATCAACACCTGTTACCGGGACGCGGGTCTGAAGGACACGGTTATCTTTGCTGACCAGCTCATGTACATGGGCTATCACTACGCGACCGTTTCCGGTATCTCGATCTGCTTCAACGATTTCGAAATCCCGCCCGAAAAGTACGAGCTGGTGGACGCCGCGACCGACGAAGTTAAGGACATTGAGAACCAGTACGCGTCCGGTCTCCTGACCCAGGGTGAAAAGTACAACAAGGTCATCGATATCTGGTCGCGTGCCAACGACAAAGTTTCCAAAGCGATGATGGAACGCCTGTCTAAAGAGCAGGTGATTGGTCCTGACGGCGAGCCTGTGAAGGGCGAGGACGGCGATGACCTGATGCAGGAATCGTTTAACTCGGTGTACATGATGGCCGACTCCGGTGCCCGGGGTTCTGCGGCTCAGATTCGTCAGCTCGCGGGTATGCGTGGTCTGATGGCCAAGCCGGACGGCTCCATCATCGAGACGCCGATCACTGCGAACTTCCGTGAAGGTCTGAACGTACTCCAGTACTTCATCTCGACCCACGGTGCTCGTAAGGGTCTGGCGGATACCGCATTGAAGACCGCGAACTCCGGTTACCTGACCCGTCGTCTGGTTGATGTTTCCCAGGACCTGGTGGTGACCGAGGAAGACTGCGGTACCACCGAAGGTCTGCTGATGACGCCGCACATCGAAGGCGGTGACGTGGTTGTTCCGCTGGGTGATCGTGTCCTTGGTCGTGTGACCGCGCGTGATGCGTACACCCCGACCGACAAGGAAAACGCGGTTGTGCCGGTTGGCACACTGTTGGACGAGAAGACGATCGAAACGCTGGAGCGCGCCGGTGTGGACGAGGTCTGGGTTCGCTCTGCGATTACCTGTGAGACTCGCCACGGCATCTGCTCCAAGTGTTACGGGCGCGATCTGGCCCGCGGCCACCAGGTCAACGTTGGCGAGGCGGTGGGTGTTATTGCCGCTCAGTCCATCGGTGAGCCGGGTACCCAGCTGACCATGCGTACGTTCCACATTGGTGGTGCGGCGAGCCGGGCGTCTGCTGTCGACAACATCCAGGTCAAGCATGGCGGGACAGTTCGCCTGCATAACCTCAAGTCGATCGAGAAGTCTGACGGAAGCCTGGTGGTTGTGTCTCGTTCCTCCGCGCTGGCCATTGCTGATGAGCAGGGTCGTGAGCGTGAGTGGTACAAGCTGCCATACGGTGCGGTGCTGTCGGTCAAGAACGGTGACGCCGTCGAAGCCGGCGTTGCGGTGGCGAAGTGGGACCCCCACACCCACCCGATCATTGCCGAGGCCGAGGGTATCGCGAAGTTCGTCAATATGGAGCAGGGCATCAGTGTCCGCACCCAGACTGACGAGCTGACTGGCCTGTCGACCATGGAAGTTATCGATCCCAAGGACCGCCCTGCCGCTGGTAAGGATGTTCGTCCGGGCATCCAGCTTCTGGATGAGGCTGGTAACGAAGTGGAGTTGCCTGGTGGCGCCACCGCGATGTACTTCATGCCGGCCAACGCTCTGGTGACAATGGCGAACGGCGCCAGGGTCGAGCTTGGTGATGTCGTTGCGCGTATTCCGCAGGAAAGCTCCAAGACCCGGGATATCACCGGGGGTCTGCCGCGGGTTGCCGATCTGTTCGAAGCCCGTCGTCCGAAGGAATCGTCGATCCTGGCTGAGATCAGCGGTACCGTTTCCTTCGGCAAGGAAACCAAAGGCAAGAAGCGCCTGGTGATCACGCCGAGAGACGGTGATGCGTACGAAGTTCTGATTCCGAAGCACCGTCAGCTCAACGTCTTCGAAGGCGAGACGGTTGAAAAGGGCGAGGTGATTTCCGACGGTCCGTCCAACCCGCACGACATTCTGCGTCTGCTGGGCGTGGTCGAGCTGGCCAAGTACATCACCAACGAAATCCAGGACGTCTACCGTCTGCAGGGTGTTGTGATCAACGACAAGCACATCGAGGTAATTGTTCGCCAGATGCTGCGCAAGGTTGAGGTTACAGACCCAGGCGACACCACGTTGCTGTCCGGTGACCAGGTGGAAATTACTCAGGTTCTGGAAGAAAACGAGAAAGCCGACGCGGCCGACAAAGAGCCGGCGCGTTTCGAGCGTCTGTTGCTGGGTATCACCAAGGCATCACTGGCGACCGAATCGTTCATCTCTGCGGCGTCGTTCCAGGAAACCACGCGGGTACTCACCGAAGGTGCAGTTACCGGTAAGCGTGACTACCTGCGCGGCCTGAAAGAGAACGTGGTTGTTGGTCGCTTGATCCCGGCCGGTACCGGTCTGGCCTACCATAGCGAGCGCCGTCGCAAGCGCGAACTGGGTGAGCAGGGCGTAACCGCGGCGGATGTCGAAGAAGCGCTCAGTGCTGAGCTTAACCGCGAAAGCTGAGTTGAGCCCAGCAGCCACCTCCGCATAGATACCTACGCGCGAGGTGGTTAAAAAGAGATCAGTCATCTTGACTGACAAGGGCCGCAGGCTTACACTTGCGGCCCTCAAATTTTACCCCCTACACCAAGGGGGTAAGTTTCATTGGAATGGTTTTGGAGTTTGCTTACATGGCAACGATTAATCAGTTGGTGCGTAAGCCTCGTAAACGCCAGGCAGCCAAGAGCGACGTTCCCGCTCTCCAGGCCTGCCCTCAGCGTCGTGGTGTGTGCACTCGTGTGTACACCACAACGCCGAAGAAGCCGAACTCCGCACTGCGTAAAGTGTGCCGTGTTCGTCTGACTAACGGCTACGAGGTTTCCTCATACATCGGTGGTGAAGGTCACAACCTTCAGGAGCACAGTGTAGTGCTGATCCGTGGCGGTCGAGTAAAAGACCTTCCGGGTGTGCGCTATCACACTGTTCGCGGAACACTGGACACCCAGGGTGTGCAGAACCGTAAGCAGGGTCGCTCCAAGTACGGTGCTAAACGACCCAAGTCCTGATGTCCCTAATGGGTGTCTTTTATCGTTGCTTGTTAGAACGGTAAGAGTAAGGCTGAGTAGCATGTGTGCTATCTCAGGGGTTCCTGAAGACCTTTTGAATAGATAAGGGCTTATCGATGCCTAGAAGAAGAGTTGCAGCTAAACGGGAAATTATCCCGGATCCGAAATTCGGCAGTGCACGTCTTGCCAAGTTCATCAACCACGTGATGGAAAGCGGTAAGAAGTCTGTTGCAGAGCGCATTGTTTACGGCGCGCTCGATATCGTTGCCGAAAAATCCAAGGAAGAGCCGATCGACATGTTTGAGAAGGCCCTGGAAAACATCCAGCCGATGGTGGAGGTTAAGTCCCGTCGTGTGGGTGGTGCTACCTACCAGGTGCCTGTGGAAGTACGGCCTTCCCGTCAGAACGCGCTGGCTATGCGCTGGCTCGTTGAATACTCACGGAAGCGTGGTGAGAAGTCCATGGCTCAGCGTCTCGCCGGGGAAATCCTCGACGCCGTTGAGAGCAAGGGCGCCGCTGTTAAGAAGCGCGAAGACGTTCACCGCATGGCAGAAGCCAACAAGGCTTTCTCCCACTTCCGTTTCTAATAAGCCGAGGTTTATACAGTGGCACGCAAAACTCCAATCAAACGATACAGAAACATCGGTATTTGTGCGCACGTTGATGCGGGCAAAACCACTACGACCGAGCGGGTTCTGTTCTACACCGGTCTTTCTCATAAGATCGGTGAGGTCCATGATGGCGCGGCTACCATGGACTGGATGGAACAGGAGCAGGAGCGTGGTATCACCATCACCTCAGCTGCGACCACCTGTTTCTGGCAGGGTATGGACAAGCAGTACCCCGAGCACCGTATCAACATCATTGATACCCCGGGGCACGTTGACTTCACCATCGAAGTTGAGCGTTCCCTGCGTGTACTTGATGGTGCCGTAGTTGTTTTCTGTGGTTCTTCCGGTGTTGAGCCGCAGTCAGAAACTGTATGGCGTCAGGCCAACAAGTACGAAGTTCCGCGCATGGTGTTCGTCAACAAGATGGACCGTGCTGGCGCGAACTTCCTGCGTGTTGTAGACCAGATCAAGAACCGTCTGGGCGCAAACGCTGTTCCCATTCAGTTGCCGATCGGTGCTGAGGAAGACTTCAAGGGTGTGGTAGACCTTATTCGTATGAAGGCTATCTACTGGAACGAAGCTGATTCCGGTATGACCTACGAAGAAAAAGAGATCCCCGCCGAGCTGGCCGACGAGTGCGCCATGTACCGTGAACAGATGGTGGAGGCTGCGGCTGAAGCCAATGAAGAGTTCATGGACAAGTACCTTGAAGGTGGTGAGCTGTCTAACGACGAAATCAAGAAGGGGTTGCGTGAGCGTACCCTGGCCAACGAGATCGTTCTGGCAACTTGCGGTTCTGCGTTCAAGAACAAGGGTGTTCAGGCGGTTCTGGATGCGGTGATCGAATTCCTGCCGGCTCCGGACGAAGTAAAGGCCATCCGTGGTGTGGTTGACGACGAGGGTACTGAAGAGACGCGTCCAGTCGACGACAATGCGCCGTTTGCGGCCCTGGCGTTCAAGATTGCCACCGATCCGTTCGTTGGTACGTTGACCTTCTTCCGTGTCTACTCCGGTACGCTGGAGAGCGGCAACGCTGTTTATAACTCTGTAAAGGGTAAGAAAGAGCGCGTTGGTCGTATGGTGCAGATGCACTCCAAGGACCGTCAGGAGATCAAAGAAGTTCTGGCGGGCGATATCGCCGCGGCGATCGGCCTCAAGAGCGTCACTACTGGTGACACCCTGTGTGCCGAAGACGCCAGGATCATTCTGGAAAAGATGGAGTTCCCTGAGCCGGTTATCTCGGTTGCGGTTGAGCCCAAGTCCAAGGCAGATCAGGAGAAGATGGGTGTGGCGTTGGGCAAGCTGGCCCAGGAAGATCCGTCTTTCCGTGTTCGTACCGACGAAGAATCTGGTCAGACCATCATCTCCGGGATGGGTGAGCTTCACCTGGACATCATCGTTGACCGTATGCGTCGCGAGTTCAAGGTAGAGGCCAACATCGGTAAGCCTCAGGTGGCCTATCGTGAATGCATCCGCAAGCCGGTTGATATTGAAGGTAAGTTCGTTCGCCAGTCTGGTGGTCGTGGTCAGTACGGTCACGTCAAGGTCAAGCTTGAGCCGCTGCCTCTGGACGAAGATACCGATAACTTCATCTTCGTGAACGAGATCGTGGGTGGTGTGGTTCCCAAGGAATACATCCCGGCGGTTCAGCAGGGCATCGAAGAGCAGATGCAGAATGGCTGTCTGGCCGGCTATCCGCTGCTGGGCATCAAGGCCACTCTGTACGATGGCTCTTACCACGATGTGGACTCCAACGAAATGGCGTTCAAGATCGCGGGCTCTATGGCGATGAAGAAGGGTGCGCTGGAAGCAAATCCGGCACTGCTCGAGCCAATCATGAAGGTTGAGGTAGTCACTCCTGAAGATTACATGGGTGACGTTGTCGGTGACCTGAACCGTCGCCGTGGTCTGGTTCAGGGGATGGATGAGAATCCCTCCGGTAAGCTGATTCGCGCGGAAGTTCCGCTGGCGGAGATGTTCGGTTATGCCACCGACCTGCGTTCTGCGACCCAGGGTCGAGCGTCATACTCCATGGAGTTTGCCGGTTACTCGGAGGCGCCGTCGAACATTGCCGAAGCAATCATTAAAAAGGGTTGATTCCCGGACTTAAGAAACAGGAAGAGGTGTAACCGTGTCTAAAGAAAAATTTGAACGCAGTAAGCCGCACGTAAACGTGGGCACCATCGGTCACGTTGACCATGGTAAAACTACTCTGACTGCCGCTCTGACTCGTGTGTGTCACGAAGTTTGGGGCACAGGTACTGCCAGCGCGTTTGACCAGATCGATAACGCACCGGAAGAGAAAGCGCGTGGTATCACCATCGCGACTTCTCACGTTGAGTACGATTCCCCGACTCGTCACTACGCTCACGTAGACTGCCCGGGCCACGCTGACTATGTGAAGAACATGATCACTGGTGCTGCGCAGATGGACGGCGCGATCCTGGTTTGCTCCGCAGCTGACGGCCCCATGCCGCAGACTCGTGAGCACATCCTGCTGTCCCGTCAGGTTGGCGTTCCGTTCATCGTTGTGTTCCTGAACAAGGCCGACATGGTCGACGATGAAGAGCTGCTTGAGCTGGTAGAGATGGAAGTGCGTGATCTGCTGAGCCAGTACGACTTCCCGGGCGACGACACTCCGATCATCACTGGTTCCGCGCTGATGGCGCTGGAAGGCAAGGATGACAACGAGATGGGTACTACTGCTGTTAAGAAGCTGGTAGAAGCCCTGGATGACTACATCCCTGAGCCTGAGCGTGCAATCGATCAGCCGTTCCTGATGCCGATCGAGGACGTATTCTCTATCTCCGGCCGTGGTACTGTTGTTACCGGTCGTGTAGAGCGCGGCGTCATCAAAGTTGGTGAGGAAATCGAGATTGTTGGTATCAAGGATACCGTCAAGACGACCTGCACCGGTGTTGAGATGTTCCGCAAGCTGCTCGACGAAGGTCGTGCTGGTGAGAACGTTGGTGTTCTGCTGCGTGGTACCAAGCGTGACGACGTTGAGCGTGGTCAGGTTCTGTGTAAGCCGGGTACCATCAAGCCGCACACCAAGTTCGAGTGCGAAGTGTACGTACTAAGCAAAGAAGAAGGTGGTCGTCATACCCCGTTCTTCAAGGGCTACCGTCCTCAGTTCTACTTCCGTACCACCGACGTAACCGGTTCTTGCGAACTGCCGGAAGGCGTGGAAATGGTTATGCCGGGTGACAACGTGAAGATGAGCGTTACCCTGATCGCTCCGATCGCCATGGAAGATGGTCTGCGCTTCGCGATCCGCGAAGGTGGCCGTACCGTTGGTGCCGGCGTGGTATCCAAGATCATCGAGTGATTCCTCTCGGGTGATCCTGAGAAAGGGGCTGATTCATCAGCCCCTTTTTCTATTGAAGTCGCAAAGCTCTTACCTGATTCTGGCAACCGGCATAGCTGTTGACAGGGTTGGGTAATATGCATACAATGCGGCTCCTTTTTTTGAAGGTCGGCTAACTAGTAGCTGCTACGAGTGGAGTTTGGTGCATCATGCAAAGCCAAAAAATTCGAATTCGGTTGAAGGCGTTTGATTATCGTCTGATCGACCAGTCCACGCAGGAGATTGTCGATACCGCTAAGCGGACCGGCGCTCAGGTGCGTGGCCCTATCCCTCTGCCGACGCGGAAGGAAAAGTACACGGTTCTGATCTCTCCGCACGTCAATAAAGACGCGCGCGATCAGTACGAAATTCGTACTCATAAGCGTCTGCTCGACATCGTTGAGCCGACGGAAAAGACAGTCGATGCTCTGATGAAGCTGGACCTGGCAGCAGGTGTAGACGTTCAGATCAGCCTCGGCTAATACCGCCCGGTATTAGTCTGTGTAACTGTCCTAAGGCCATAGAGGGTGAAAGCCCCGTACACTTAAGAGGTGAAACATGGCAATTGGTGTAGTCGGCCGTAAGGCCGGGATGACCCGTATTTTTACGGATGAAGGGCACGCAGTGCCTGTAACAGTAATCGAGGTTGAGCCCAACCGGATTACTCAGCTGAAAACTCTTGAGAGCGATGGCTATCGTGCTGTTCAGGTAACGGTTGGTGCTCGTCGTGCTTCCCGTGTAACCAAGAGCGAGGCAGGTCACTTTGCCAAGGCTGGCGTCGAAGCCGGTCGTGGTGTGTGGGAATTCCGCCTGGCTGATGGTGAAGGCGAAGAGCTGGCTCTGGGTAGCGAAATCACTGCCTCTGTCTTTGAAGATGGTCAGGTTGTCGATGTGGTTGGCCAATCCAAGGGTAAGGGTTTTCAGGGCGGAGTTAAGCGCTGGAACTTCTCCACGCAAGACGCGACTCACGGTAACTCCCTGTCCCATCGTGCGCCTGGTTCTATTGGTCAGAACCAGACTCCGGGCAAGGTGTTCAAGGGCAAGAAGATGGCGGGCCAGATGGGTAATGCGCGTGTTACGACGCAGAACCTGAAAGTTGTCCGTGTCGACGCCGAGCGCAACCTGCTGCTGGTAAGTGGTGCCGTGCCTGGCGCGACTGGCGGCGATGTTGTCATCAAGCCTGCAGTTAAAGCCTGAGGAGCGGTGCGATGGAATTGACAATTACTGGTAGCGGTAAGGGAATCTCTGTTTCCGACGCTACATTCGCAAAAGATTTTAATGAGTCTCTGGTTCACCAGGTCGTTACTGCCTACATGGCGGCTGGCCGTCAAGGTACCAAGGCTCAGAAAACACGTTCTGAAGTTAGTGGCGGTGGTAA includes these proteins:
- the fusA gene encoding elongation factor G; amino-acid sequence: MARKTPIKRYRNIGICAHVDAGKTTTTERVLFYTGLSHKIGEVHDGAATMDWMEQEQERGITITSAATTCFWQGMDKQYPEHRINIIDTPGHVDFTIEVERSLRVLDGAVVVFCGSSGVEPQSETVWRQANKYEVPRMVFVNKMDRAGANFLRVVDQIKNRLGANAVPIQLPIGAEEDFKGVVDLIRMKAIYWNEADSGMTYEEKEIPAELADECAMYREQMVEAAAEANEEFMDKYLEGGELSNDEIKKGLRERTLANEIVLATCGSAFKNKGVQAVLDAVIEFLPAPDEVKAIRGVVDDEGTEETRPVDDNAPFAALAFKIATDPFVGTLTFFRVYSGTLESGNAVYNSVKGKKERVGRMVQMHSKDRQEIKEVLAGDIAAAIGLKSVTTGDTLCAEDARIILEKMEFPEPVISVAVEPKSKADQEKMGVALGKLAQEDPSFRVRTDEESGQTIISGMGELHLDIIVDRMRREFKVEANIGKPQVAYRECIRKPVDIEGKFVRQSGGRGQYGHVKVKLEPLPLDEDTDNFIFVNEIVGGVVPKEYIPAVQQGIEEQMQNGCLAGYPLLGIKATLYDGSYHDVDSNEMAFKIAGSMAMKKGALEANPALLEPIMKVEVVTPEDYMGDVVGDLNRRRGLVQGMDENPSGKLIRAEVPLAEMFGYATDLRSATQGRASYSMEFAGYSEAPSNIAEAIIKKG
- the tuf gene encoding elongation factor Tu, with product MSKEKFERSKPHVNVGTIGHVDHGKTTLTAALTRVCHEVWGTGTASAFDQIDNAPEEKARGITIATSHVEYDSPTRHYAHVDCPGHADYVKNMITGAAQMDGAILVCSAADGPMPQTREHILLSRQVGVPFIVVFLNKADMVDDEELLELVEMEVRDLLSQYDFPGDDTPIITGSALMALEGKDDNEMGTTAVKKLVEALDDYIPEPERAIDQPFLMPIEDVFSISGRGTVVTGRVERGVIKVGEEIEIVGIKDTVKTTCTGVEMFRKLLDEGRAGENVGVLLRGTKRDDVERGQVLCKPGTIKPHTKFECEVYVLSKEEGGRHTPFFKGYRPQFYFRTTDVTGSCELPEGVEMVMPGDNVKMSVTLIAPIAMEDGLRFAIREGGRTVGAGVVSKIIE
- the rpoC gene encoding DNA-directed RNA polymerase subunit beta', which translates into the protein MKDLLNLLKSQNQSKEFDAIRIGLASPDMIRSWSFGEVKKPETINYRTFKPERDGLFCAKIFGPIKDYECLCGKYKRLKHRGVICEKCGVEVALANVRRERMGHIELASPVAHIWFLKSLPSRIGLMLDMTLRDIERVLYFESFIVIEPGMTTLEKGQLLNDEQYYEALEEFGDEFDARMGAEAVKELLEGIDLQAEVDALREEIPQTNSETKIKKFSKRLKILEAFLHSGNRPGDMIMTVLPVLPPDLRPLVPLDGGRFATSDLNDLYRRVINRNNRLKRLLELNAPDIIVRNEKRMLQEAVDALLDNGRRGRAITGTNKRPLKSLADMIKGKQGRFRQNLLGKRVDYSGRSVIVVGPYLRLHQCGLPKKMALELFKPFIFSKLEHRGLATTIKAAKKMVEREEGVVWDILDEVIREHPIMLNRAPTLHRLGIQAFEPVLIEGKAIQLHPLVCAAYNADFDGDQMAVHVPLTLEAQLEARALMMSTNNVLSPANGEPIIVPSQDVVLGLYYMTRERESALGEGMVFSDVKEVHRAYGAGMVDLQAKVKVRVKEVSVAEDGAREEIVRVVDTTVGRSLLFDIVPDGLSFDLVNKPMVKKAISGLINTCYRDAGLKDTVIFADQLMYMGYHYATVSGISICFNDFEIPPEKYELVDAATDEVKDIENQYASGLLTQGEKYNKVIDIWSRANDKVSKAMMERLSKEQVIGPDGEPVKGEDGDDLMQESFNSVYMMADSGARGSAAQIRQLAGMRGLMAKPDGSIIETPITANFREGLNVLQYFISTHGARKGLADTALKTANSGYLTRRLVDVSQDLVVTEEDCGTTEGLLMTPHIEGGDVVVPLGDRVLGRVTARDAYTPTDKENAVVPVGTLLDEKTIETLERAGVDEVWVRSAITCETRHGICSKCYGRDLARGHQVNVGEAVGVIAAQSIGEPGTQLTMRTFHIGGAASRASAVDNIQVKHGGTVRLHNLKSIEKSDGSLVVVSRSSALAIADEQGREREWYKLPYGAVLSVKNGDAVEAGVAVAKWDPHTHPIIAEAEGIAKFVNMEQGISVRTQTDELTGLSTMEVIDPKDRPAAGKDVRPGIQLLDEAGNEVELPGGATAMYFMPANALVTMANGARVELGDVVARIPQESSKTRDITGGLPRVADLFEARRPKESSILAEISGTVSFGKETKGKKRLVITPRDGDAYEVLIPKHRQLNVFEGETVEKGEVISDGPSNPHDILRLLGVVELAKYITNEIQDVYRLQGVVINDKHIEVIVRQMLRKVEVTDPGDTTLLSGDQVEITQVLEENEKADAADKEPARFERLLLGITKASLATESFISAASFQETTRVLTEGAVTGKRDYLRGLKENVVVGRLIPAGTGLAYHSERRRKRELGEQGVTAADVEEALSAELNRES
- the rpsG gene encoding 30S ribosomal protein S7, with the protein product MPRRRVAAKREIIPDPKFGSARLAKFINHVMESGKKSVAERIVYGALDIVAEKSKEEPIDMFEKALENIQPMVEVKSRRVGGATYQVPVEVRPSRQNALAMRWLVEYSRKRGEKSMAQRLAGEILDAVESKGAAVKKREDVHRMAEANKAFSHFRF
- the rpsJ gene encoding 30S ribosomal protein S10; this translates as MQSQKIRIRLKAFDYRLIDQSTQEIVDTAKRTGAQVRGPIPLPTRKEKYTVLISPHVNKDARDQYEIRTHKRLLDIVEPTEKTVDALMKLDLAAGVDVQISLG
- the rplC gene encoding 50S ribosomal protein L3; its protein translation is MAIGVVGRKAGMTRIFTDEGHAVPVTVIEVEPNRITQLKTLESDGYRAVQVTVGARRASRVTKSEAGHFAKAGVEAGRGVWEFRLADGEGEELALGSEITASVFEDGQVVDVVGQSKGKGFQGGVKRWNFSTQDATHGNSLSHRAPGSIGQNQTPGKVFKGKKMAGQMGNARVTTQNLKVVRVDAERNLLLVSGAVPGATGGDVVIKPAVKA
- the rpsL gene encoding 30S ribosomal protein S12, which codes for MATINQLVRKPRKRQAAKSDVPALQACPQRRGVCTRVYTTTPKKPNSALRKVCRVRLTNGYEVSSYIGGEGHNLQEHSVVLIRGGRVKDLPGVRYHTVRGTLDTQGVQNRKQGRSKYGAKRPKS